Proteins encoded by one window of Pelmatolapia mariae isolate MD_Pm_ZW linkage group LG14, Pm_UMD_F_2, whole genome shotgun sequence:
- the LOC135933780 gene encoding alpha-2-macroglobulin, with protein MGQPGTLSWTWALCAFVSWAHVGQAGPGPQYLVAVPAVLESGAETKFCVSVLELTEPVVVNVTLKSTAKSATLMSLHTCIQDVHTCIAFSVPVVTNEEVMDFQVKVEGSGFQSEEVRKVLIRAYKPQTFVQTDKPIYLPRQQVHFRVVTLDSKLRPASKLYDIIELEDPSGNRIGQWLKTNSDNKILQLSYFLSSEAREGIYKITVTMGESKVYYTFTVEKYVLPKFDVTIKVPDEVSVGDESFEAQVCSKYTFKQPVPGRVTVGVCRPPLGHFHGSPLIRVAAHIDESNSHDDTNPVCHSETKQRELS; from the exons ATGGGTCAACCTGGGACTCTGAGTTGGACATGGGCGCTGTGCGCCTTTGTCAGCTGGGCACATGTGGGTCAAGCAGGACCTGGACC GCAATATCTGGTGGCAGTTCCTGCAGTTCTTGAGTCTGGAGCTGAGACCAAATTCTGTGTCAGCGTTCTGGAGCTCACTGAGCCCGTGGTTGTGAATGTCACCCTGAAATCAACAGCGAAGAGCGCAACCCTAATGTCACTGCACACGTGCATTCAAGATGTTCATACCTGCATTGCTTTTTCG GTTCCTGTTGTGACAAATGAAGAGGTGATGGATTTTCAGGTGAAAGTTGAAGGAAGCGGGTTTCAGTCAGAAGAAGTCAGAAAAGTCCTGATCAGAGCCTACAAACCGCAGACGTTCGTCCAAACAGATAAACCCATCTACCTCCCCAGACAACAAG TGCATTTCAGAGTTGTCACACTGGACTCCAAGCTGAGACCTGCTAGTAAACTG TATGACATCATCGAACTGGAG GATCCGAGCGGGAACAGGATCGGCCAGTGGCTCAAGACAAATTCAGATAACAAAATACTGCAGCTTTCGTACTTCTTGAGTTCTGAGGCCCGTGAGGGAATATACAAAATCACTGTGACCATGGGTGAATCCAAAGTATATTACACTTTCACAGTGGAGAAGTATG TTTTGCCCAAATTCGATGTAACTATAAAAGTGCCTGACGAAGTGAGTGTTGGAGATGAGAGCTTTGAGGCTCAAGTATGTTCAAA gTACACATTTAAGCAGCCGGTGCCAGGAAGGGTCACTGTAGGTGTGTGCCGACCTCCTCTGGGACATTTTCATGGTTCCCCTCTAATCAGAGTTGCAGCGCACATTGATGAGAGTAATTCACATGATGACACAAATCCTGTGTGTCACTCAGAGACGAAGCAG AGGGAACTCTCTTAA